In one Mobula hypostoma chromosome 17, sMobHyp1.1, whole genome shotgun sequence genomic region, the following are encoded:
- the bloc1s4 gene encoding biogenesis of lysosome-related organelles complex 1 subunit 4 translates to MAEAWLGVPNGAGSCECSDGRVIGQEEDEVREGPEPGASRTVSEQEVLLKQTACFYSECLTASVEQEVQQLETCLEEMLSRVDEFCGMLDIIRNDSSQIMNENIPEIHAKADEMKQMYKKIDKLEAFVKMIGKNLSTLDDQVTQAEAELGTFPSAFKKILHSFSSSAFFNKPSFPKKQQQKFEVAPLFQTEDYFPANSFQEHE, encoded by the exons ATGGCGGAAGCGTGGCTCGGGGTCCCGAACGGTGCTGGTTCTTGTGAGTGTTCGGACGGTCGAGTTATCGGACAGGAAGAAGACGAAGTAAGAGAAGGCCCCGAGCCGGGCGCGTCCCGAACAGTGAGCGAACAGGAGGTGCTGCTGAAGCAGACGGCCTGCTTTTACTCGGAGTGTTTAACAGCCAGCGTTGAGCAGGAG GTTCAGCAATTGGAGACATGTTTAGAAGAAATGCTTTCCAGAGTGGATGAATTCTGTGGGATGTTGGACATA ATTCGAAATGATTCTTCACAAATAATGAATGAAAATATCCCTGAAATCCATGCTAAAGCTGATGAAATGAAGCAAATGTACAAAAAGATTGATAAACTTGAG GCTTTTGTTAAGATGATTGGAAAGAATTTATCTACGCTGGATGATCAAGTAACACAGGCAGAAGCTGAGCTCGGAACCTTTCCAagtgcatttaaaaaaatcttgcattcattcagttcttctgcattctttaAT AAACCATCCTTTCCAAAGAAGCAACAGCAAAAATTTGAGGTTGCACCTCTCTTCCAGACAGAAGACTACTTCCCTGCAAATAGTTTTCAGGAACATGAATGA